GCGGTGTTGATGGGAGCCACACAGTTTCTGGTGGTGAACCTGAAACTCGACTATGAGGTGGCACTCTTTGCCTTCTCCGCCATCGTGGCAATTTACGTCATCATGGGGGGATTAAAAGGCGTGATGTATACCGATGCCTTTCAGGGAAGCGTGATGTTCATCGGCATGGTGCTCCTGCTCTTTTTCACCTATTACCGGCTGGGAGGTATCACCAGCGCCCATGAGTCTCTGGAAAAGTTGAACCCTATGATTACAGAAATAATGGGTAAGACCGGACACAGAGGATTTACTCACATGCCCCTCTTTGGGTCAAGCACCTGGTGGACGGTGATTTCCACCATCGTCCTGGGAGTAGGAATCGGGGTTCTTGCCCAGCCACAACTGGTAACCCGCTTTATGACCGTGAAGAGCAGTAAAGAACTAAACCGGGCAACCCTGGTGGGGGGTATTTTTATCCTGGCAATGACTGGAGTCGCCTTCACCGTTGGGGCGGTTTCCAATGTGTACTTTTACAACACCACGGGGCAAATCGCTTTCCTTGCTGCTGGGAAAAAGGTTGATTCCATCATTCCCATGTTTGTGGAGCAGACCATGCCGGCGTGGTTTGGGATTCTTTTCTTGGTGACGCTCTTTGCTGCCGCCATGTCCACCATGAGTAGCCAGTACCACACCATCGGTGCTGCCTTGAGTCGGGATATTACCGAAACACTGAGTAAGAAAAAGGCCGGAATCGGTGTCAACCGTCTGGGCACTTCCATTGGCATCATCCTGAGTACCATTGTAGCCTGGGGGTTACCCCGATTTTACGAAACTGGCTCGGAAATCATCGCCCGAGGAACTTCCATCTTCTTTGGTCTCTGTGCCTCTTCGTTCCTCCCCATGTACTTTGGGGCCCTCTACTCGAAAAGAATCACCCGAGCTGGAGCTATAGCCGGAATGCTCACTGGATTTTTGAGCAGTATGTTCTGGTTCCTTTTTGTCCACGAGAAAGAATCCCAACCCCTACGAATCTGCCAGGCATTGTTTGGACGACCTTCCCTCTGGGGTGAACCATGGAAAGTAGTGGATCCCATCGTCATCAGCCTGCCGCTCGCGATTGCTGTGACGGTACTCGTCAGTCTATTCACAAAACCCATGGATGAGAAACACCTGAAGAGCTGTTTCAACGGATTGCAATGATCAGTTGCAGAGGGGGTTACGACGACCCCCTCTGGGTGGTTTGTGCAGCCAGAAGCGCCAGCTCTACCCGATCTTTCACACCCAGCTTCTGGAAAATTCGACTCAGATGATTTTTCACGGTGCTCTCGCTAATAAACAGTTTTTCGGCAATCTCTTTGTTTCCCATTCCCCGAATTACGAGCCGAACGATTTCCAATTCCCGCTCTGAAAGGAGGTCGCTCAACGGCGAAAGGTCCATTCCTTCGGCTCCGAATGGAATCCCCTTTTTCAGTTTCCCTAACACTTTAAGATAAACCTCTTCCCCCCAGAGCACTTCACCCTCAAGACAGGCTTTCAGACTTTTGAGGAGGACTTCTGGAGGACTGTGTTTCAGGATATATCCTCGAGCGCCTTCCCGGATAGCCTGGAAAATGATTTCTTCATCCTCTTCTACGGTAAGCATTACAAAAAGCGCGGTGGGCATTCTTTCCTTGAGAATCCGCAAGAGTTCGACTCCATCCTTTCCCGGAAAATGCACATCGAGGAGCACCAGTTCTGCTCCAGAAGAAGGAAGTAGTTCCAGAGCTTCGCGGAAATTTCGTGCTGCACAAACCACCTCGTACTGGTCCTCAAGCAATTTTTTTAAACCTGCTAAAACAATCTGATGGTCATCAACCAGAGCAACCTTGACTTTGGCCATCCTGCTTTTCCTCTTTCACTGTAAAGGAATCTTGGCTTCAATCGTCAGGCCCTTTTGCGGAGAAGAAATAAGGCGCAGGCGACCTCGAGCCAGTTTGACTCGGTTTCGCATATTGTAAATCCCAAAATGTCCACCCTCTGCCTGCTGCACCGCAACACCCTTCTCCAATCCCTTCCCGTCATCCTTTATAGAAAGATATAAGAACTGCGCATCATCGTGGAGGGTAATCCAGACGTTTTTGGCCTGAGCATGCCGGATAACATTGGAAAGCGCTTCTCGAACCACGGAAGTGATAACCCGATAAACCCGGAACGAAACCGAGCGCACTCCTACCGTCACTTCTTGATGGATAACAATCCCTGGATAGGAAAAGACGTTCACAATGCTTTCGAGCTCATTTTTCAAACGCAAGGCAGAAACGGGTTTTCCTGCCAGTTCCGAAAGAATAAAACGGGATTCCTCAATTCCCATCCTGGTCAGGCAATCGAGTTTTTCTAAGATTTCCTGCCAGACATCCCCACCATGTTGCGGTATATTGTTTTTCAAAAAGTAAAGATAGAGCTGAGAAGAAGCGAGAATCTGAGCCAATCCATCGTGGAGCTCTCGTGCCAACTGGTTTCTTTCCCGCTCCTGCACCAGCTTCTCATTTCTTCGAAAAAGGAAAATATTATCAAGACATGATTTTCCAAGCCGAGCAATCATGGACAAAACCAAATGCTCCAGGAGTTCCAATTCTTTATCGAGAAACGAAGTGAAGAGAAAAC
This region of Atribacterota bacterium genomic DNA includes:
- a CDS encoding sodium:solute symporter family protein, producing the protein MYQIALIVSVLVYLMITGYLGYIAYRKTQSTTDYLLAGREAHPYIMAMSYGATFISTSAIVGFGGTAALFGMSLLWLTFLNIFVGIFIAFVFFGHRTRAMGYNLDSHTFPELLGKRYQSRFIQVFSGILIFLFMPIYTAAVLMGATQFLVVNLKLDYEVALFAFSAIVAIYVIMGGLKGVMYTDAFQGSVMFIGMVLLLFFTYYRLGGITSAHESLEKLNPMITEIMGKTGHRGFTHMPLFGSSTWWTVISTIVLGVGIGVLAQPQLVTRFMTVKSSKELNRATLVGGIFILAMTGVAFTVGAVSNVYFYNTTGQIAFLAAGKKVDSIIPMFVEQTMPAWFGILFLVTLFAAAMSTMSSQYHTIGAALSRDITETLSKKKAGIGVNRLGTSIGIILSTIVAWGLPRFYETGSEIIARGTSIFFGLCASSFLPMYFGALYSKRITRAGAIAGMLTGFLSSMFWFLFVHEKESQPLRICQALFGRPSLWGEPWKVVDPIVISLPLAIAVTVLVSLFTKPMDEKHLKSCFNGLQ
- a CDS encoding response regulator transcription factor is translated as MAKVKVALVDDHQIVLAGLKKLLEDQYEVVCAARNFREALELLPSSGAELVLLDVHFPGKDGVELLRILKERMPTALFVMLTVEEDEEIIFQAIREGARGYILKHSPPEVLLKSLKACLEGEVLWGEEVYLKVLGKLKKGIPFGAEGMDLSPLSDLLSERELEIVRLVIRGMGNKEIAEKLFISESTVKNHLSRIFQKLGVKDRVELALLAAQTTQRGSS